One stretch of Eretmochelys imbricata isolate rEreImb1 chromosome 1, rEreImb1.hap1, whole genome shotgun sequence DNA includes these proteins:
- the LOC144270562 gene encoding protein mono-ADP-ribosyltransferase TIPARP-like, translated as MRTAKGESSQSPEEASEYLGGDNGVRFHIHPRDEIKICDRFLLGGCTQGDSCPLHHTHYPYHWQIRRRDSKAWQSVSESAQRHLEKLYCDTGKEQIKFVDKGGAVGSIFLHSMKLVCFIGPYDKVRRLSNTSDPKENPHFPTEWAAYWKSNDNWKKYEEPISQGLLAAYEQDKDSYTFERQGHFFIVDLKRRVQWNRDKGYVRLVQRRPSYRPLLSMVPHLMTLPRRPWGTVPSTSDVLGENPKDGYCGSYPVAWVPKPPDGQAFLKMEVLPTEVAYHRVCALFHQSVSEEKALVLGIYRIRNDDLWEKYTRKKAIMSHACSLQEKHQLEKHLFYGSAADFLEPICQNNFDPSFSRLHAPIYGRGCYFSKSAIYSHRHGQASKAGLRYMFLAKVLVGKTAVGHKLFRHPLPVVPGGQLFNSWVNSKSNTQVYVISDNCQCYPYFLISYKMLSDPVAVDG; from the exons ATGCGCACGGCCAAGGGAGAGAGCTCCCAGAGCCCCGAGGAGGCCTCCGAGTATCTGGGTGGTGACAATGGGGTCAGATTTCACATTCATCCAAGAGATGAAATTAAGATTTGTGACCGCTTCCTGCTGGGGGGCTGCACCCAGGGGGacagctgccccctccaccacacccactatccctaccatTGGCAGATTAGGCGGAGGGACAGCAAAGCCTGGCAGAGTGTTAGCGAGTCAGCTCAGCGGCACCTAGAGAAACTTTACTGCGACACTGGAAAAGAGCAGATTAAGTTTGTGGACAA AGGCGGTGCTGTTGGGAGCATTTTTCTGCACTCCATGAAGCTGGTTTGCTTCATCGGACCCTATGACAAAGTGCGGCGACTTTCCAACACCTCTGATCCAAAGGAGAATCCCCACTTCCCCACAGAGTGGGCGGCCTATTGGAAGAGCAATGACAATTGGAAGAAGTATGAGGAG cccaTCTCCCAAGGTCTCCTTGCTGCCTATGAGCAAGACAAGGACAGCTACACCTTTGAACGCCAGGGCCACTTCTTCATTGTGGATCTGAAGCGCCGTGTGCAATGGAACCGGGATAAGGGATACGTCCGCCTGGTCCAGCGCCGACCTTCCTACCGTCCCCTCCTCAGTATGGTGCCACATCTGAT GACACTCCCAAGAAGACCCTGGGGAACAGTTCCTTCCACTTCTGACGTCCTCGGGGAGAATCCAAAGGATGGCTACTGTGGATCCTATCCTGTTGCCTGGGTCCCGAAGCCACCAGATGGCCAGGCTTTCCTGAAGATGGAGGTGCTACCAACAGAGGTTGCATACCACAGAGTTTGTGCTCTCTTCCATCAGTCTGTCTCAGAGGAAAAGGCACTGGTGCTGGGGATTTACCGAATCCGGAACGATGATCTCTGGGAAAAATATACCAG GAAGAAGGCCATCATGTCCCATGCATGTTCACTGCAGGAGAAACACCAGCTGGAGAAGCACCTCTTCTATGGGAGTGCTGCTGACTTCCTGGAGCCCATCTGCCAGAACAACTTTGACCCCAGCTTCTCAAGGCTGCATGCCCCAATCTACGGCAGGGGCTGCTATTTCTCCAAGAGTGCCATCTATTCACACCGCCACGGCCAGGCGAGCAAGGCCGGGCTACGCTACATGTTCCTGGCCAAGGTGCTGGTGGGCAAGACTGCTGTTGGGCATAAACTTTTCCGCCACCCCCTGCCCGTGGTGCCTGGTGGGCAGCTCTTCAACTCCTGGGTCAACAGCAAAAGCAATACCCAAGTGTATGTGATCTCTGACAACTGCCAGTGCTACCCCTACTTCCTGATCAGCTACAAGATGCTCTCTGACCCCGTAGCAGTGGATGGTTGA